The region AGGATATGACGAATTCAAATATTTCATATTCTTAGGGACAACAATGTTTATGCTGATTATCTAATAATATGTAGTTAGTAACGATGTAACGTACCGATCTTTTGCAAAATTTATTGTTGAAATCATTACTCTCAAAATAGCTGATACATACGAGACTTTATTTTCTAAATAATTTCATgttttatatttttttcttttccaAGTGTAAAAAAAAACACTAGTCTAAATTACAACCGCGGTGCGGAAATGGTTAAAAAGGTAACCTAACATCCTTATAATCTATATAACAAGATACTTTTAGCCCTTAGAAATATTAATATAATCTGAAATCCGACAAAAAAAACACAAACATGTATCCGGAACTCATGTTTGTGTTTGGAGACATTTGAACGTCATATGCAAACTTCGAAGGAAGTTGAGTGATCCTTCTGTTCGGTTAGTAGTGACGAAAAATCATTAAAACTAGCATGTACATTATTTACAGGTACTCTCATTCTCAATGGTAACCCAGTCTTGCATTCGTCTTCTATATACTTGCAGACACGTTTTTCACATCCGACAAGTTCACGCCAATGTGTTAATCAATGGAACATTCAATGATCTCATTGTTGCAAACAAGCTTCTTTACTTCTATGTCCAACATAAAGCCATTAATGATGCACATCATCTGTTTGACGAAATGACAACGAGAGACCCAACAACTTGGAGTGTAATGGTTGGTGGATTTGCCAAACTTGGTGACTATTCCAATTGCTATGCAACCTTTAGGGAGATTCTCAGAAGTGGTGTTACACCTGATAACTACAGTTTGCCTTTTGTGATAAGAACTTGTAGAGACAGAAAGGACTTTCAAATGGGTCAAATGATCCATGATGTTGTGTTGAAACATGGGTTGCAATTGGATCATTTTGTTTGTGCTACACTTGTGGATATGTATGCTAAGTGTACGGCGATTGAGGATGCTCGGAAGTTGTTTGATGTAATGCTTAGTAAGGATCTTGTAACTTGGACGGTTATGATCGGTGCTTATGCGGATTGTGATGCTTATGAGTCGTTGGTTTTGTTTGATCGGATGAGGGAAGAAGGTTTTGTTCCTGATAAGATTGCTATGGTGACTGTTGTTAATGCCTGTGCGAAATTGGGAGCTATGCATAGAGCGAGGTTTGTTAATGAGTATATTTGTAGGAATGGTTTGTCTTTGGATGTGATTTTAGGGACTGCGATGATTGACATGTATGCCAAGTGTGGATGCCTTGAGTCTGCAAGAGAGGTTTTCGATAGGATGAGAGAGAAAAATGTTATTTCGTGGAGTGCCATGATTGCTGCTTATGGATATCATGGGAAGGGGAAGGAAGCTCTTGACTTATTTCATATGATGTTGAGCTGTGGAATTTTGCCGAATAGGATCACCTTTGTCTCCCTCTTATATGCTTGTAGTCATGCAGGATTGACTGAAGAGGGTATTCGCTTCTTCGATTCAATGTGGGGAGATTATGCAGTTAGACCTGATGTCAAACATTATACTTGTCTGGTTGATCTTCTCGGACGTGCCGGGAGGCTAGACGAGGCAGTAAAATTGATCGAGAAAATGGCTGTTGAAAAAGACGAGAGACTGTGGAGTGCTTTGCTTGGTGCATGTAGAATTCATGGAAACATGGAGTTGGCAGAAAAAGCAGCTAATTCTCTACTCGAACTACAGCCCCAAAATCCAGGGCACTATGTATTACTGTCTAATATTTATGCAAAAGCCGGTAAATTTGAAAAAGTGGCAGAATTTAGGGATATGATGACCCAGAAGAAGCTGAAAAAAGTTCCGGGATGGACATGGATTGAAGTGGATAACAAAACCTATCAGTTTAGTGTTGGGGATAGATCTCATCCTCAATCAAATGAGATCTACAGAACATTGATGAGTGTAATTAAGAAGCTGGAGATTGCTGGTTATGTACCTGATACAGAATTTGTGTTGCAAGATGTTGAGGAGGAAGTTAAGAAAGAAATGTTGTATACACATAGTGAAAAGCTTGCTATTGCATTTGGTTTAATTGCCATCCGGAAAGGCGATCCTATTAGGATCTCTAAAAACCTTAGAGTCTGCGGTGATTGTCACACGTTTTGTAAGATGGTATCAGATATCATGAGAAGGTCTATAATTGTTCGGGATGCGAATCGGTTTCACCATTTTAATGAAGGGACTTGCTCATGTGGAGACTATTGGTAGCATATGACAATTTACAGGTCAATTTTCTCTGTCTAACTAAAACCTAACATGTAATTCAACTCAATATTGTAtgatttaaatttaaatttagTTGAACTTTGTAATTTATGGAATCTATGTCATGTTTAATGAGAGAAAACCATGATTTCGGAACCTAGTCGAATCGTGGAAGTAAAGAGTTGTCTTTAACGTATAGTTTTTTTGATATTTATAAAAAGTTATGCACGTGATTTCGTGACTCTATTCTTTGGTGACACATAAAAATTGAGTTGTTGGTGATGCTGTTGGAGAAAATCAGCATTCATCCATCAATGATTTTAGATAGGAAAACGCATCTTCTAAGATCAAAAGCAAAGATGCGGATTCTGGTCAAACACCATAGTCCGAAGAGCCTTTTTTTACTAAGTCTATCATCTGAGTTGTGAATTCAACTTTTAGATTAAAACATTTTCCGTTCATTTCTCTTATAATTTAGCTACAAATGTTTTGTTagataattaattgataatcctggtaatcttcgaagaatcgtgttcgttcactttccgaacaaagtatttcgaccctatttatgcctgggttcacgaaatctttgtggggataattcttgaagaaagaatgtttctggcaaaagaaagattctggaacgtagaatggtttttgtgtgtaaccctaaaccgaggccagatttcccctttttataggagaacgaaaactgaaaacgaaaagtcataccttttcaagaaaaacgGTAATAACGGCTGGGAAGGTTCAAACCCCGGCAGGGCGCTGCCCCGCACCCCGCCAGGGGCTTCGCCCCTTGGAACCCCAGCGGGGCGCTGCCCCGCACCCCGCCAGGGGCTACGCCCCTTGGAACCCCGTTTTCAATTACTTGCAGTCAATTACACGTTGGCTCtacgagcgtgcactccgcactactcctaactcgtttccaagctttaacgcataattgcatcggcctatagtaaatctcattactactaaaatcatgggtgatactaaaatcaccaacaaatccCCCCCATTTTAGTGTAATCCTTGATTTACTTAATATATACAATAAAATATATAAGGGTATATTACAATCAAACAGATGCATAAACGAAAATGTCTTGCGATTGAATTTTCATTTTAGTACAAATACACATTTCAAACACTCGAAAATCTGGGTGTCATAGCGATTGAACCCGTCAATCCATTTGAATGTCAGAAGATATAGTACACATATGTTTCTTACAATACTCTACTATTCATACTTGACACTTTACAAGCCATGTGTCCTTATCCATTAATAAGCATATAGGAAGCCAAGTCCAAACTTCTTGAAGCGGCAAAACTTCATGCTTACATAGGTGATTCTTTTAATCTTGTACCTGCATTTACAATTTTTCAAAAGAACCGTTAAGAAGATATACTTCAACCTAACCATCACTTGCAGGTCTGAGCACATACCCTGGGAAGATAAATATAATTGCTCCAATCTTTAACTATGATCTTTCCACATTGAATTCTGCTTCTAACGTCATATTAGAAGGGAATTGGGTATATCAAAGCTAATAGATTTAAATGGACTTTAATCCCATCCCAATTACCGACTTCTTTACTAAGTCTCTAGCTAACCCCTTCGTCAAGTGGTCAGCTAAGTTTTGTTGCGACCGAACAAACTCTATAGATATCACCCCATTCATGATTAATTCTCTAATCATACTATGTCTGACACCCaaatgtctagactttccattgtataTTTGACTATAAGCTTTAGCCAATGTGGCAGTACTATCACAACGGATAGAAATTGGTGATATCGGTTTAGGCCATATCGGAATCTCGTATACCAAGTTCCTTAGCCATTCTGCTTCTTTACCAGCAGCAGCTAATGCTACAAACTCAGATTCCATTGTGGAACTAGTTATACATGTTTGCTTCTTGGAAGCCCATGAGATAGCACCTCCCCCAAGCAAGAACACCCATCCACTTGTAGAGGATGAATCTTCAGCATTATTTATCCAACTAGCATCCGAATAACCCTCTAACACCGAAGGAAATCCCATATATGACAATCCATAATTCATTGTACCCTTCAAGTACTTGAATACCCTAGTTATCGCATGCCAATGATGCCGGCTAGGATTACTCGTAAATCTGCTCAACTTTCCAACCACATAAGCAATATCCGGTCGAGTGCTAATCATAGCATACATCAAAGAGCCTATAGCTCTTGAATATTCGAGTTGATCTACAGGTTTACCTGTATTTGGCATAAGTTTTTCTCCCGGATCCATTGGAGTACTTACTGGAGAACAACTTTCACAATTGAACTTCTTGAGCATTTTCTCAATGTAATGAGATTGCGTAATTACAATCCCTTTATTTTCCCGTTTAATCTTAATTCCTAGAATAACGTCCGCTTCTCCCATATCTTTCATGGAGAACTTTGATGACAAGAAATTCTTTGTTATATCAATTTGATTTTGGTCGGTgccaaagatcaacatgtcatcaacatataagcaaATGAAAACTCCTTTACCGGATGTATCAAATTTGCTATATACACATTTGTCAGCTTGGTTTAGAAAGAAACCATTGGACAAAACAACCTCATCAAACTTTTGATGCCACTGCTTCGGAGCTTGTTTTAGCCCATATAATGACTTAATTAGTTTACACACTTTATGTTCATTACCAGGCATTACAAAACCTTCAGGTTGCTTCATATACACTTCTTCTTCCAAATGACCATTCAGAAAggctgttttgacatccatttggtgaatcactagattatgaatagccgccaaggcaatcaacaatctaatagtagtgatacgggcaacaggagcataggtatcgaaataatcaatcccttccttttgtctgaagccttggataactagtctagctttaaacttgtcaattgtaccatcgactttcatcttctttttgaagatccatttgcaaCCTAATGGTTTGCAACCTGGTGGTAAATCAGATAGTATCCAAGTATTATTTTCCATGATAGAGCCAATCTCTTCATCAATTGCTTCTTTCCAAAAAGCAGAATCTCGAGACTTGATAGCTTCATCATACGTTCTTGGATCCTCTTCAATACTATAGCAATAATAATATTGAGTGTCAATCTGATCCTTTGATCCCTCAACTAAATATAGTTGGAAATCAGATCCATAAGATTTAGTTTTTCTAGCTCTTTTGCTCCTACGGGGTTCAAGTGCTTGACTTGGCACATCATTTGAATGATCATCTCTTAGAGATTCATCTGAAATAGGTATAGAGTCCTTTGGTCTAGGTACAGAGGAGAAACAGTTCTCATCAAATATGGCATCTCTCGATTCTATAATTGTGTTAATAGAGATCGAGTCATTAGGCTCTATAACATAGAACCTATAGGCCTTGGAGTGCTCGGCATATCCAACAAAGATGCAAGCTACACCCTTTTCACCCAAAGTTTTCCTTTTTGGGTCCGGGAGTCTAACCACGGCCCTACAACCCCAAACACGTAGAAATGTCAGGTTGGGTCGTTTCTTATaccaaagttcatatggggtaGTTTTGTTCCTTTTATTGGGAACTCTATTTAACAAATAGCATGCCGTTAACATGGCTTCTCCCCAAAATCCTTCACTCAGACCAGAGTAAGATAACATGGCATTCACCATTTCTTTTAgcactctatttttcctttcagccacaccattttgttgaggtgtgtaaggagccgtagtctcatgaatgattcctacggattggaaaaacacaggatcataatattcaccacctctatctgtgcgtaatgttttaatcaacacattctgttgcacttcaacttcagttttataaattttgaatttatctaaGGCTTCGTCCTTAGCGTGCAACAAATAGACATAGCAGAATCTAGATGTGtcatctatgaaagtgacaaaatattttttatgccctaatgatggagtagcatgtaaatcacataaatcactatgtatcaACTCAAGAATGACAGATTTCCTTGTTATACTTTTAAATGGTTGCCTAGTTATCTTAGTTAACATGCAAGTTTTACACTTTTCTACATTTTTATCAAGATTAGGAATTAATTTATCTTTAGACATTTCATGCATTCTTTTATAATGTACATGTCCTAGACGAGCATGCCATAACGAAGAATTGATAATATTAGAAGAGGACATAAATACAGAACCAGAATCATTAGGAACTCCATTCAAATTCATCATAAACATACCATTATTATAATATCCAAATCCTACAAACACACCAGACTTTGATAATACATATTTATCTGATTCACACACTTGCTTGTATCCAAGCTTATTTAATACAGGGCCAGAAATTAAATTCTTTCGTAATTTAGGAACATACAAAACATTAAACAAAGTAATAGTTTTTCCGGAACTGAATTCTAACACCACgtttcctttgccttcaacgggAGCGAAGTGATCATCTCCCATGTAGAGGACAGAACCATCTTCCACTGGAACAAAAGTCTTGAACCAGAAACGATCCTTGCAAACATGTGTAGTGGcgccagaatcaatccaccaTGCGGTAGCATCATCCTGCACATAAAATGCTTCAGAATTTAGTGAAACAGAATGTTTAATTAAACTATTCAAATCACGAATTGATTTCTGACCTTGGTTTTCGGATTGGTCCTTAGACCCCTTTCCTGAACCACTTGCATTCGCGTTATCGTGCTTTTTAACGAAGCGACAATCCCTCTTGAAGTGGCATGTTTTACCACACTTCCAGCATTCTAATTTCGGTTTCTTGTTAGCACCGAAACTGCCCTTATTGTCCTTGAAAGCACGCttctttcctttgtttttgttgttaccGTTCCTACCACCCTCTTCGATCATATTAACCGAGGGTCCAGCAatttctttgccttttcctttgttatcctcctgcgctcttagagattcttctatgcgcaagtgacttccaagttggatcaaagacagttcgtcttttccatgtttcagattgtgtttgaaatCTTTCCACGAAGGAGGCAACTTGTCTATGATGCTTGAGACAGATATTGTTTCATCCATATTTAATCCGTGTAGTGTGAACTGTCCAAGGATTCGGAGGAGTTCATTGAATTGTTCCATGACAGACCTTGATTCAACCATTTTGTAGTTGTTGAAATCAGTCACCAGAAACTTTTTACTGGATGAGTCCTCTGCCATGTACTTGGATTCGAGACAATCCCACAATTCCTTTGCAGATTCTATGTTTTGGTAAATATCAAATAAGGGATCAGACATACCGTTAAGAATGTGCCCTCTGCATATGTAGTCGTCGTTCTCCCACTTTGATCTGCGTCTCAGATTTTCAACTGTGTCATCTTCCCGAATTTCTGGAATCGGTGTAGATAGGACATGCACCACCTTCAACGTTGTCAACATGAAATGCATCTTCTTCTGCCAACGCCTGAAATCTTGTCCTTGAAACTTGTCCAATTTTCCGAAATTTCTGGTCATCTCCTTGACGGTGTTTCCTCCAGCCATGATTATCAGATGAATACTTTGTTCGTTTGTTagataattaattgataatcctggataatcttcgaagaatcgtgttcgttcactttccgaacaaagtatttcgaccctatttatgcctgggttcacgaaatctttgtggggataattcttgaagaaagaatgtttctggcaaaagaaagattctggaacgtagaatggtttttgtgtgtaaccctaaaccgaggccagatttcccctttttataggagaacgaaaactgaaaacgaaaagtcataccttttcaagaaaaacgGTAATAACGGCTGGGAAGGTTCAAACCCCGGCAGGGCGCTGCCCCGCACCCCGCCAGGGGCTTCGCCCCTTGGAACCCCAGCGGGGCGCTGCCCCGCACCCCGCCAGGGGCTACGCCCCTTGGAACCCCGTTTTCAATTACTTGCAGTCAATTACACGTTGGCTCtacgagcgtgcactccgcactactcctaactcgtttccaagctttaacgcataattgcatcggcctatagtaaatctcattactactaaaatcatgggtgatactaaaatcaccaacatGTTTACCTTTTAAAATGTTCTATCTTCGTCCTTAAATAGAAGTAATAGAAAGATCCAATTTTGAGGTTGCAAAAAAGAATGGAAAATGGTAGAATGTTGTGTGAAATATACGAAAGAGTTAATATATATAGGGAGGGAGAGATGAAGAGAGAAAACGTAAGAGTCCTATTATCAAATAAGTTGTTGGCACAAGCAATAGAATATTTCACAAAAGAGTTGTCCAAAACTACTTCTTCAACAATCGAAAGAAATGCATgaaataaaagtaaaggtaaatTGCATTATATAGCCTTCCAACTGATGAAGAAGTCAACTATTTAGGCATCAAAAGCTCGTgcaatattaaaataaaaacttcAAAAAGGAACAACTATTTCAATCAACGAGGGAGATTGGAAGCTAGTCCATCAGATAGACAATCGTATCAAAACTACACTTAAGCACTTCCATAAGATAAATAGACGAATTTGAAAGATACGCTTAATCAGTGGAAGATGTCAATTATCAGCTACAAGATTGTTCATGGGTCTGTTTATGGCTTCAAAATCCCTTTATGAAAATAGTTATCTTTtcaatttaaataaaaaattgtTTTTGCACGTCAGTTAATTCAActctgaatttttattttaagtcCGTTACCGATTCTGTTCTTTTAAATCTGAATCAATAATTCTAAATTCTGCTTTCGTTgttaatatttaaattaaaacaGATAAAAACTGTTCCTTTAAACAAATCCCATTTAATTATTGAAGTTAAGACTTATATGTGAGTATCGTCAGAACGACGGTCCTTATATTCCGAGCTCTAAAAATTTAGCTGGACATAGTGTAAACAGAACAAGGACAAATACTGTAAGTTAAAGCTAAACTTCTAAACATGTTTGATGTATTATAATAATACGTTAAACTCATGCAATGTAGCTAATAATAACAAGTAGTAATAAGAAAAACAGTAAAAACAAAACCTGTTAATGCAGTGAAACTTTACGTAATAGAAATTAAATTGCTCCAAAACAAGTATTGAATGAACTTTGAATTAAACTCTGGAATTATGATGCCGACAAGATTACAATATGAACAATTCAATAACAGTCAGGAATTTTGCAGAAACTTAAACTAAGGTGCATATATTTCTCAGTGTGAGAAGGTAATTGCTTTGAAAGTATTGAATTTTTGCTTAAAAATAAATTCTAAAAACTTGGATGATGAGAACTGAACTCTAAGGACATATTTATAGAGTAAAAGTTCGTATTAGAGTGTCCCATAACATGCAGAAATTAGTGGAGAAAGTGGTGGGAAAACTCTGGCCAAGTCTGGAAACGTGCCAAAAAAAATTGAACTGCAAGGTCCATGAGGTCATGACGCCCTTGGTTGTCACGAGTGGGAAGCCATGACGGGCGTCATGGTCATGACGACTGTACCCGTCATGGTGTTGACGTTGGACTTATTCCGGCTTTGTATTCTAGTGATGACGGCCCTCCCTTTGCCACGTCATGATGGGCGTCATGCTGGCAAGGAGGGTGTCATGATAGTGTATAACTGCATTTTTTCTCCCATTTTCGGCGTTTCGCACCATTTCTCTGCACGATCATTCTTGCAATCAAAACACCTAAAACAAAGGACAAGTACAAACGTAAAACTATAAAAAGGAAGAGAAAAAGACTAAAATTTACATGTATATTGAGTCGAAATTGCAATACTTTTCTGAGTTATCAAACTCCCCTATACTTGAACCATTGCTTCTCCTCAAGCAAGTTAGCTAGTATAAAATCAATGAAATGCTGCAGTATGATAAAAAAGACATAAAGCATAGCAAAGTATCGAAACTACTCATACGTGGATGATGGAAATTAGCTCGGTTAGGATCGACCAATAGGTACTACTGCAACATTAAGGGCATTGTAACAACACAAACCACTCTCGTGGACACAAGTCTCCCTCCTATGCATATTAGTTTCAATCATGCCATTGAATAAAAATCTAATTTCCCAATTTGTTTTAATTCTCTTTCGTTCGTGACAGTCACATTAAGGCCCTTTATCTCTCATACTACATGGTAGGCAATCTATTAGTGATTATGATCCAAACATCtttttcaaaatttcaaattttctttcttttttaaaatgcatttttatttctttttaaatGATTCAACCACTTATTTTAGGGTAAATGACCGGGTGAGGATCATCTAACTTAGTAAATGCAACGTACTCCTTTTTATTCATCTTTTTCTTAGCAAGGGATCATTCACTTATTATTCGTCGACCGACCTACTTAGTGACTACAAATGGTGCCTGACTGGGTATAAAAATTACTTTGAGGATTTTTCACAAATAAAAGATTAAGACTAAGATTCAAAGGGGATTTAAACTAGCATGCATATTTGAGAGACTTGAGGTGTTAAGACAATACTGATTTTGTTGGATTTTCCCAAGTCTCCTTGACCTAGCCTCACTTTTTTTCACATCATATATACTTTCGAGATGAACTAAGTAAGATTCCTAAGTCTTTTCAAATTTTTGGTGAGGCTCaagaaaataggaaaatcaaTAAACAACAGGAAACCACGCATAAATGACTCAACAACACGTgtgtcataccctcaaatttaccctacATCCACATTGTCCTCTATAACCCTAATTCATGGGCATACATCCCACACATATCATCTCATAAGTATTTTGTAGCTAATGACCCACAATGTTCCACAAACCAAAGGCATGAGGTTCATCTATGAAGCCTCAATACTCTCGgatcatgttgaggtgtgcccaagcTACCTTGACCCTAACTTTATCCTCAAGCTTCCCCATAAGCTTGAGGGATCATTCAAGacatctcactcactctccaaGCTCTAATTAGATGGTGATTCCTCTTTGAATACCCAtgaagattcatctggtcacccaaggaccttAGTCCCAGCTCTTGACCCTCActggcttgtacaagtcatggtTCACCTTGAGCTTTGACCATGTGTTTATaagtgatttctgataaacaaccgctagtcttccaaatttatatatttttggtaactcacaggatcgactagattgatcctaggacatgtgtctcaagaactgTTATTACGGTGATTTAACTCATGGttaagtttgtttctggtttgcGGACAACGAAAAGTGTTTTGACAACAATTCTAAACGAAACTTATGATCTTATGAACAACGTAAATGACGATAACTTTGTAGTAAAAGGTTTCTTAAAGATAATGAAAATACTTGGGAAAGGTAAAGATAAATGACTCGAAGTAAATGCTTTAAGTTTTGAGAAAGTACTGAAATTGAAGACTTGGCGAAATGCAAACGCAGAAGTAAAAGTGATGATAAATTACTGAAAATAAAGACAATTCGACAGAATAAAAGGCAGAGAATAACTTTAATTTAAATAATTGGTATGAAATAGATAACATGAACGAAACTTATGGTGTTCGTCCTACATACATTTTCAGcgtaaaactcttttctctcgctctGGTACTTCGAGTATATTTTGTGAATTTCTGTATTTCTGTTTGAACACCCTGAATCTAAAACTAAGACCCCTATTTATAGAAATTCGACCCTAACGGCCTTTacacatatgactgccacgttcGCCATTCTCAAGCGTTGCATATCTCAGATGTTTCCACGTGTTGGCTTGACGAAACGGCTTTGTTTAAATTTCAAATACTTCCCGCTTGAAGCTTCGACTCTGTGAATGCTTATGTTGAAGAGAGCGTTATGGAAACCCAAAAAATCTTCTAAGTCTCAGGCTTCGACAGCAAAGAATTGTTCACCCACGAAAAGAATTAAACGGCTTCGACACAGTCATCTTTTACCTATTCTCCAAAACGCAACATTTCCAAAGTACTTCAGTTATCTGTCGAAATCtccagctaacaaattgcccccaaGAAATGTCTGTTTCGAATTACTGTAGAAATGGACATTTTTTGTTTTCACCAGATTTCGACCAGAGACCTTTCATAGACCTAAAAGTCCATATTTGTcagttaatcatgattaactttTTCAAAACGTCTCATCAGAACGTGTGCGCAGTTATATGTCATCATGAACTTCAACTTCCAAGAAAATGAATAGTATTCCCTGTACCATTTTCTCAGAAAAAACCACCACGTGGCCCACTACCCTAGTAAAGCGTAACCAGTCAGCTTCGCAGGTTCACCACTAGAAAAGCTCACTTGTCATTTTCTCTTTCTTCCCACGAAAATCTCTATTTTCCATCTaagttcatcttcttcaactTCTCTAAAAACGCTTCTTCTTCCCTAAAACCCTAATTCTTCACAATCTCCAAAACCCATTACAATGTCTTCTGATAATCAACAAAAGCAATCAAAGAACATCAAAGGTGCTGGATCTTCAAAAAGTTCTACTTCCCAGAACATTCCAACCAGCACAACCATCACTGTTGGGGACCGAGAATTCATCACTGCTCCAAAACTTTCGAAAGAACAGAAAGCAATTTTTGCTTCTCAGATAATGGTTCCTTCCCTACTTTCTGGAAATGCTTTAGAGTTTTTAGACCCATTAGTATCTGAAGAACATTTAGAAAAATGTGCTCAATTTTTTCCTTGTCATCATACTACTAGACCCATAGCTAACAAAACCCTTTCTTCTAAAGACAATGAGGATCTAAACC is a window of Lathyrus oleraceus cultivar Zhongwan6 chromosome 6, CAAS_Psat_ZW6_1.0, whole genome shotgun sequence DNA encoding:
- the LOC127096794 gene encoding pentatricopeptide repeat-containing protein At2g33760, whose translation is MVTQSCIRLLYTCRHVFHIRQVHANVLINGTFNDLIVANKLLYFYVQHKAINDAHHLFDEMTTRDPTTWSVMVGGFAKLGDYSNCYATFREILRSGVTPDNYSLPFVIRTCRDRKDFQMGQMIHDVVLKHGLQLDHFVCATLVDMYAKCTAIEDARKLFDVMLSKDLVTWTVMIGAYADCDAYESLVLFDRMREEGFVPDKIAMVTVVNACAKLGAMHRARFVNEYICRNGLSLDVILGTAMIDMYAKCGCLESAREVFDRMREKNVISWSAMIAAYGYHGKGKEALDLFHMMLSCGILPNRITFVSLLYACSHAGLTEEGIRFFDSMWGDYAVRPDVKHYTCLVDLLGRAGRLDEAVKLIEKMAVEKDERLWSALLGACRIHGNMELAEKAANSLLELQPQNPGHYVLLSNIYAKAGKFEKVAEFRDMMTQKKLKKVPGWTWIEVDNKTYQFSVGDRSHPQSNEIYRTLMSVIKKLEIAGYVPDTEFVLQDVEEEVKKEMLYTHSEKLAIAFGLIAIRKGDPIRISKNLRVCGDCHTFCKMVSDIMRRSIIVRDANRFHHFNEGTCSCGDYW